The window CACGGCGGCGGTGTATGCGGCTTCACGCAAGGAGCCTGTACTGTCATTGCCGAGTGTTTCAAATGCGTGAACGCCTGGGGCTTTGTTCGGCTTACTCGCTACTCTATGGGGTGCGGCGGCCGGAGGATATGATACAAGCCGCCAAAATCTGCGGAACCGATACCCTTAGTTTTACTGACCGGGATAATCTGTACGGTTTACCTGTCATTCTGGAAAAATCTAAGGAAATGGGGATACGCCCTATTATCGGTGCTTGCCTGACGGTTCCGGGAAAGGGGGCGGTCTACTGCTTTGTTAAAGACCGGCAAGGGTACTCCCGGCTCTGTGAAATTTTAACTATGAGAAATCGGGATAAGGAAAATTACAAGCCTGTATCATTACTGCGGCAGGATGCTGCCGGGCTTATTTTGGCTTCTTCGGATGAGGTTATTTTGGAAGCGTTGGCGGGCCGCTCTCAATCTTTGTATGCGGCAATTAGCCCCGATTCCCTTGGGGCCATAGGCCCCAGCCGTAGGCTTGGCGTTCCGCTGGCCTTTCTGGATACTGCCCTGTTTTTGGAAAAAGAAGATTATCCGATTCACCGGGTGCTGCGGGCTATTGATTTGGGTAAAACGGTCGGCAATTTGAGCGAAGGGGATACGGTAAAAAAGGATAGTCATTTGCTCCTTTCTGATTCGGTATTGGCGGGGCGGCTCTCATCGTGGCCGGAAGCGGTGAAGGGAACGAAGGAAATTAGCGCGGCTTGCGTTTACCATGAACTATTTGAGGACTGGATTTTTCCGGGGTACACAACGGAAACAACACCGGGGGATGAATTATACAAGCGGGTACTGGAAGGGGCGGCGGCCCGGTATGGGGAATTGGGGGATGCTGAATTAGGGCGTATTGATTACGAATTGGGGATCATCAACAGCAAGGGGTTTGCGCCGTATTTCCTCGTGATGGATGATATTGTCCGTATGGCTTCCCGAACCTGTGGGCGGGGGTCGGGAGCGGCTTCTATTGTGTCGTATTCATTAGGGATTACCAATGTTGACCCTTTGCGACACCATTTATATTTTGAGCGGTTCTTAAACCCTGCGAGACCTGACCCCCCGGATATTGATGTTGATTTTGCATGGGATGAACGGGATGATCTGATTAAACGGGTGATAGAGCGGTTTGGAAAAGATCGCTGCGCCCGTGTTGCCAATCATAATATGTTCAGGCCCCGGTCGGCTTTTCGAGAAGCGGCAAAGGCGTATGGCTTTGGGGACGCTGAAATTTCGCAGATAGAAAAGCAATTGTTTCACTTTGGAGATAAGTCGGGTGTGAGTGATCCGCTCTGGTTGGAAATTCTTGATATTGCGAAAAAAATTGAAGGGCTGCCCCGTGGCTTATCCATGCACTGCGGGGGGCTGGTGATTACCCCGGAACGGATAGACAGGTATGTACCGATAGAAAATTCTTTGGACGGATACCCGCTGTTAAGCTGGGAAAAAGACGGAACAGAAGCGTCCGGGTTTGTAAAAATTGATCTGCTGGGGAACCGTTCTCTCGCGGTGATCCGGGATGCTCTTTCCAACCTTGAGGAACAGGGGATTTCCATTGACCGGGATACCTGGCGGCCTGTTGAGGATGGCCCTACGGTAGCGGCCCTGGCCCGTGGGGATAGCATGGGGGTGTTTTACATTGAGTCTCCGGCTATGCGGCAATTACAGAAAAAAACCGGGGCGGGGGATTTTGAGCATATTGTTATTCATTCCAGTATTATACGCCCTGCGGCAAATACGTTTATCAATGAGTATGTGCGCAGATTAAAGGGCGGGGCATGGGAACCGCTTCATCCACGGCTGGCGTACATTCTGGATGAGACCTACGGGATTTTATGTTACCAAGAGGATGTGAGTAAGACGGCGGTGGCGCTGGCAGGGTTTGACGAAGTTGAAGCGGATAAACTGCGGAAGGTGATTGCAAAAAAGGCAGAGATAAAACTTGCGGCGTATGAAAAACAGTTTTTTGAGGGGTGCAGGAAAAACGGTGTTACTGAGGATGTAATACAAAAAATATGGGACATGATGTTGAGTTTTGACGGGTATAGTTTTTGTAAGCCCCACTCGGCTTCGTATGCAATGGTTTCTTTCCAATCGGCTTATTTGCGGGTTCATTTTCCGGCTGAATTTATGGCGGCGGTGTTGTCCAATCAAGGCGGGTATTATAGGCCCCATGCGTATGTTGCGGAATGCCGCCGTATGCGTTTGCGGGTTCAGGGGCCGGACGTGAATACAAGCCGGTGGCGGTATTACGGAGAACAGGATACGGTAGTTGTGGGTTTTATGGCGGTTAAGGGGCTGTCCGCTTCCGGTGGGGAATCGATTATTGCGGAGCGGGAACGGGGTGGCTCTTATAAAAGCCTGGGGGATTTTGCACGGCGGGTTAAGTTGGGCCGGGATGATATTATTGCCCTTTGCCCTGCGGGGATTTTTGACAATATCGCAGAAGGGCGGGAACGGACATTACAAGCGCGAGAACTATTGAAGGCCCATACCGGGGCGGCCCGGAGGGGACAGGATGAATTGTTTGCCGCAGAGGTGGCCCCGGTGTATCGGTTTGGCGGGGGGGCAGCACTGGCCCCGGCTCCGGTGAAAAAGAAAACGGTCAATGAGGAGTTATGGGAGGAATACCGGGCATTGGGATTCCTGCGGAACCTTCATCCGCTGGCTTTGTGGAAGGATAAGGTTTTAGCGGTCAAGCGGGTTAAGGCGGTGCATATTGGGGAATACCTGGGGCGGTATGTCTGTTTGGTGGGGTGGCCCATTACCCAAAAAGAGGTCTGGACAAAGGACGGTCTTACCATGTCATTTTTAACCTTTGAAGATGAAACGGCTTTGTATGAAACGGTTATTTTCCCTAAGGTCTATGATAGGTATGGCAGGTTGTTGTTTGATCAAGTCCCGCTGTTGGTGTATGGGCGGGTGTGTGAGGATAACGGGGCGGTGTCGCTGGAGGTGGAGAAGGTGGA is drawn from Leadbettera azotonutricia ZAS-9 and contains these coding sequences:
- a CDS encoding DNA polymerase III subunit alpha, with translation MRERLGLCSAYSLLYGVRRPEDMIQAAKICGTDTLSFTDRDNLYGLPVILEKSKEMGIRPIIGACLTVPGKGAVYCFVKDRQGYSRLCEILTMRNRDKENYKPVSLLRQDAAGLILASSDEVILEALAGRSQSLYAAISPDSLGAIGPSRRLGVPLAFLDTALFLEKEDYPIHRVLRAIDLGKTVGNLSEGDTVKKDSHLLLSDSVLAGRLSSWPEAVKGTKEISAACVYHELFEDWIFPGYTTETTPGDELYKRVLEGAAARYGELGDAELGRIDYELGIINSKGFAPYFLVMDDIVRMASRTCGRGSGAASIVSYSLGITNVDPLRHHLYFERFLNPARPDPPDIDVDFAWDERDDLIKRVIERFGKDRCARVANHNMFRPRSAFREAAKAYGFGDAEISQIEKQLFHFGDKSGVSDPLWLEILDIAKKIEGLPRGLSMHCGGLVITPERIDRYVPIENSLDGYPLLSWEKDGTEASGFVKIDLLGNRSLAVIRDALSNLEEQGISIDRDTWRPVEDGPTVAALARGDSMGVFYIESPAMRQLQKKTGAGDFEHIVIHSSIIRPAANTFINEYVRRLKGGAWEPLHPRLAYILDETYGILCYQEDVSKTAVALAGFDEVEADKLRKVIAKKAEIKLAAYEKQFFEGCRKNGVTEDVIQKIWDMMLSFDGYSFCKPHSASYAMVSFQSAYLRVHFPAEFMAAVLSNQGGYYRPHAYVAECRRMRLRVQGPDVNTSRWRYYGEQDTVVVGFMAVKGLSASGGESIIAERERGGSYKSLGDFARRVKLGRDDIIALCPAGIFDNIAEGRERTLQARELLKAHTGAARRGQDELFAAEVAPVYRFGGGAALAPAPVKKKTVNEELWEEYRALGFLRNLHPLALWKDKVLAVKRVKAVHIGEYLGRYVCLVGWPITQKEVWTKDGLTMSFLTFEDETALYETVIFPKVYDRYGRLLFDQVPLLVYGRVCEDNGAVSLEVEKVEGM